A genomic segment from Salmo trutta chromosome 38, fSalTru1.1, whole genome shotgun sequence encodes:
- the LOC115177985 gene encoding myosin heavy chain, fast skeletal muscle-like — protein MSTDAEMEIYGKAAIYLRKSERERMEAQAMPFDSKNSCYVTDKVELYLKGLITARADGKCTVTVTKPDGTKEEGKEFKDADIYEMNPPKYDKIEDMAMMTYLNEASVLYNLKERYAAWMIYTYSGLFCATVNPYKWLPVYDAEVVNAYRGKKRVEAPPHIFSVSDNAFQFMLIDKENQSILITGESGAGKTVNTKRVIQYFATIAVSSGEKKKEVDPNKMQGSLEDQIIAANPLLEAYGNAKTVRNDNSSRFGKFIRIHFQAGKLAKADIETYLLEKSRVSFQLPDERGYHIFFQMMTGHKPEIIEMALITTNPYDFPMCSQGQITVASIDDKEELDATDDAITILGFTNDEKIGIYKLTGAVVHHGNLKFKQKQREEQAEPDGTEVADKIGYLLGLNSAEMLKAMCYPRVKVGNEYVTKGQTVAQVNNSVSALAKSIYERMFLWMVIRINEMLDTKNPRQFYIGVLDIAGFEIFDYNSMEQLCINFTNEKLQQFFNHTMFVLEQEEYKKEGIVWAFIDFGMDLAACIELIEKPLGIFSILEEECMFPKSSDTTFKDKLYSQHLGKTKSFEKPKPAKGKQEAHFSLVHYAGTVDYNITGWLEKNKDPLNDSVCQLYGKSGVKILAALYPAPPPEDTSKKGGKKKGGSMQTVSSQFRENLHKLMTNLRSTHPHFVRCLIPNESKTPGLMENFLVIHQLRCNGVLEGIRICRKGFPSRILYADFKQRYKVLNASVIPEGQFMDNKKASEKLLGSIDVNHDDYKFGHTKVFFKAGLLGVLEEMRDEKLATLVGMVQALSRGFLMRREFSKMMERRESIFAIQYNIRSFMNVKTWPWMKLYFKIKPLLQSAETEKELANMKENYEKMTADLAKALATKKQMEEKLVSLTQEKNDLALQVASEGESLNDAEERCEGLIKSKIQLEAKLKETTERLEDEEEINAELTAKKRKLEDECSELKKDIDDLELTLAKVEKEKHATENKVKNLTEEMASMDESVAKLTKEKKALQEAHQQTLDDLQAEEDKVNTLTKAKTKLEQQVDDLEGSLEQEKKLRMDLERSKRKLEGDLKLAQESIMDLENDKQQADEKIKKKEFETTQLLSKFEDEQSLGAQLQKKIKELQARIEELEEEIEAERAARAKVEKQRADLSRELEEISERLEEAGGATAAQIEMNKKREAEFQKLRRDLEESTLQHEATAAALRKKQADSVAELGEQIDNLQRVKQKLEKEKSEYKMEIDDLSSNMEAIAKAKGNLEKMCRTLEDQLSELKTKNDENVRQVNDISGQRARLLTENGEFGRQLEEKEALVSQLTRGKQAFTQQVEELKRAIEEEVKAKNALAHGVQSARHDCDLLREQFEEEQEAKAELQRGMSKANSEVAQWRTKYETDAIQRTEELEEAKKKLAQRLQEAEETIEATNSKCASLEKTKQRLQGEVEDLMIDVERANALAANLDKKQRNFDKVLAEWKQKYEEGQAELEGAQKEARSMSTELFKMKNSYEEALDHLETLKRENKNLQQEISDLTEQIGETGKSIHELEKAKKTVETEKSEIQTALEEAEGTLEHEESKILRVQLELNQIKGEVDRKIAEKDEEMEQIKRNSQRVVDSMQSTLDSEVRSRNDALRVKKKMEGDLNEMEIQLSHSNRQAAEAQKQLRNVQGQLKDAQLHLDDAVRAAEDMKEQVAMVERRNGLMVAEIEELRVALEQTERGRKVAETELVDASERVGLLHSQNTSLLNTKKKLETDLVQVQGEVDDIVQEARNAEEKAKKAITDAAMMAEELKKEQDSSSHLERMKKNLEVIVKDLQHRLDEAENLAMKGGKKQLQKLESRVRELETEVEAEQRRGIDAVKGVRKYERRVKELTYQTEEDKKNVNRLQDLVDKLQMKVKAYKRQAEEAEEAANQHMSKFRKVQHELEEAEERADIAETQVNKLRAKTRDTGKGKEVAE, from the exons ATGAGTACGGACGCAGAGATGGAAATCTACGGCAAAGCTGCCATATACCTCCGTAAGTccgagagggagaggatggaggcacAAGCCATGCCCTTTGATTCAAAGAACTCCTGCTACGTGACAGACAAAGTGGAGCTGTACCTCAAGGGTCTGATTACTGCCAGGGCCGACGGGAAGTGTACTGTGACAGTCACGAAACCTGACGGCACTAAGGAG GAAGGAAAAGAGTTCAAAGATGCAGACATCTATGAGATGAACCCCCCTAAGTATGACAAGATTGAGGACATGGCCATGATGACCTACCTGAATGAAGCCTCTGTGTTGTATAACCTCAAAGAGCGTTATGCAGCATGGATGATCTAT ACCTACTCTGGGCTCTTCTGTGCCACAGTGAACCCCTACAAATGGCTCCCAGTGTACGACGCAGAGGTTGTCAACGCctacagagggaagaagagagtggAGGCTCCACCCCATATCTTCTCCGTCTCTGACAACGCCTTTCAGTTCATGCTTATTG ataaggAGAACCAGTCCATTCTGATTAC TGGAGAATCCGGTGCAGGAAAGACTGTCAACACCAAGCGTGTCATCCAGTACTTCGCCACAATTGCAGTGTCAagtggagagaagaagaaggaagtAGACCCCAACAAAATGCAG GGGTCTCTTGAGGATCAGATCATTGCAGCTAACCCTCTGCTGGAGGCTTACGGTAATGCCAAGACAGTGAGGAACGACAACTCGTCTCGCTTT GGTAAATTCATCAGGATTCACTTCCAAGCTGGCAAACTGGCTAAAGCTGACATTGAGACAT acctgcTGGAGAAGTCCAGagtctccttccagctgcccgATGAGAGAGGATACCACATCTTCTTCCAGATGATGACAGGCCATAAACCTGAGATAATTG AAATGGCACTCATCACCACCAACCCCTACGACTTCCCCATGTGCAGCCAGGGTCAGATCACTGTGGCCAGCATCGACGACAAGGAAGAGCTGGATGCCACAGAT GATGCCATTACAATCCTGGGCTTCACTAATGATGAGAAGATTGGCATCTACAAGCTGACAGGAGCTGTAGTGCACCATGGAAACTTGAAATTCAAGCAGAAGCAGCGTGAGGAGCAGGCCGAGCCAGACGGCACAGAGG TGGCTGATAAAATTGGCTACCTGCTGGGCCTGAACTCGGCTGAGATGTTGAAGGCTATGTGCTACCCCAGAGTGAAGGTCGGCAACGAGTATGTGACAAAGGGACAGACTGTGGCTCAG GTTAATAACTCAGTCAGTGCTCTGGCCAAGTCCATCTATGAGAGGATGTTCTTGTGGATGGTCATCCGTATCAATGAGATGTTGGACACCAAGAATCCAAGGCAGTTCTATATCGGTGTGCTTGACATTGCCGGGTTTGAGATCTTTGAT TACAACAGCATGGAGCAGCTGTGCATCAACTTCACCAATGAGAAACTGCAacagtttttcaaccacaccatgtTCGTCCTGGAGCAAGAGGAGTACAAGAAGGAGGGAATCGTCTGGGCCTTCATTGACTTCGGCATGGACTTGGCTGCCTGCATTGAGCTTATTGAGAAG CCATTGGGCATCTTCTCCATCCTTGAAGAGGAGTGCATGTTCCCCAAGTCTTCAGACACTACCTTCAAGGACAAGCTGTACTCCCAGCATCTTGGCAAAACAAAGTCGTTTGAGAAGCCCAAGCCTGCCAAAGGCAAGCAAGAGGCCCACTTCTCCCTGGTGCACTACGCCGGTACTGTGGACTACAACATCACTGGCTGGCTGGAGAAGAACAAGGACCCCCTGAATGACTCAGTTTGTCAGCTGTACGGGAAGTCTGGAGTCAAAATTTTGGCTGCCCTGTATCCTGCTCCCCCACCTGAGG ATACATCCAAGAAAGGAGGCAAGAAGAAGGGTGGTTCCATGCAGACTGTGTCCTCCCAGTTCAGG GAGAACTTACATAAGCTGATGACCAACTTGAGGAGCACTCATCCTCACTTTGTGCGCTGCCTGATCCCCAACGAGTCAAAGACTCCAG GTCTGATGGAGAACTTCCTGGTTATCCACCAGCTCAGGTGTAATGGTGTACTGGAGGGTATCAGGATCTGCAGAAAGGGCTTCCCCAGCAGAATCCTCTATGCTGATTTCAAGCAGAG GTACAAAGTACTTAATGCCAGTGTCATCCCTGAGGGCCAGTTCATGGACAACAAAAAGGCTTCTGAGAAGCTGCTTGGGTCCATTGACGTGAATCACGACGattacaagtttggacacaccaag GTGTTCTTCAAAGCCGGTCTGCTGGGTGtcctggaggagatgagagatgagaagcTGGCCACTCTGGTCGGCATGGTCCAGGCTCTCAGCCGTGGATTCCTCATGAGGAGAGAGTTTAGcaagatgatggagaggag AGAGTCCATCTTCGCCATCCAGTACAACATCCGCTCATTCATGAATGTGAAAACCTGGCCATGGATGAAGTTGTATTTCAAGATCAAGCCCCTGCTGCAGAGTGCTGAGACTGAGAAGGAGCTGGCCAACATGAAGGAGAACTATGAGAAGATGACAGcagacctggccaaggctctgGCCACAAAGAAGCAAATGGAGGAGAAGTTGGTGTCCTTGACGCAGGAGAAGAACGACTTGGCACTCCAAGTAGCATCT GAAGGAGAGAGTCTGAACGATGCTGAGGAAAGGTGCGAGGGGCTCATCAAGAGCAAGATCCAGCTGGAGGCCAAACTCAAAGAGACGACCGAGAggctggaggatgaggaggagatcaATGCTGAGTTGACTGCCAAGAAGAGGAAGCTGGAGGATGAGTGCTCTGAGCTGAAGAAGGACATTGATGACCTGGAGCTCACCCTGGCCAAAGTGGAGAAGGAGAAGCATGCCACTGAAAACAAG GTTAAAAACCTGACAGAGGAGATGGCATCTATGGATGAGAGTGTTGCCAAGCTGACCAAGGAGAAGAAAGCCCTCCAAGAGGCCCACCAGCAGACACTGGAtgacctgcaggcagaggaggacaAAGTCAACACTCTGACCAAGGCCAAGACCAAGCTGGAACAGCAAGTGGACGAC CTTGAGGGTTCTCTGGAGCAAGAGAAGAAGCTCCGTATGGACCTTGAGAGATCCAAGAGAAAGCTGGAGGGGGATCTGAAACTGGCCCAGGAGTCCATAATGGACTTGGAGAATGACAAGCAGCAAGCTGATGAGAAAATCAAGAA AAAGGAGTTTGAGACCACCCAGCTCCTCAGCAAGTTTGAAGATGAGCAGTCTCTGGGAGCTCAGCTGCAGAAGAAGATCAAGGAACTCCAG GCCCGTATTGAGGAACTGGAGGAGGAAATTGAGGCTGAGCGTGCTGCCAGGGCTAAGGTTGAGAAGCAGAGGGCTGATCTCTCCAGGGAACTTGAGGAGATCAGCGAGAGGCTGGAGGAGGCCGGAGGCGCCACTGCTGCTCAGATTGAGATGAACAAGAAGCGTGAGGCTGAGTTCCAGAAGCTGCGTCGTGATCTTGAAGAGTCCACCCTGCAGCATGAGGCCACAGCCGCCGCTCTGCGCAAGAAGCAGGCTGACAGTGTGGCTGAGCTCGGGGAGCAGATCGACAACCTGCAGCGCGTCAAgcagaagctggagaaggagaagagcgAGTACAAGATGGAGATTGATGACCTCTCTAGCAACATGGAGGCCATCGCCAAGGCTAAG GGCAATCTGGAGAAGATGTGCCGTACTCTTGAGGACCAGCTGAGTGAGCTCAAGACTAAGAATGATGAGAATGTTCGCCAGGTCAACGACATCAGCGGACAGAGGGCCAGACTCCTGACAGAAAATG GTGAGTTTGGCCGCCAGCTGGAGGAGAAGGAAGCCCTGGTGTCTCAGCTGACCAGAGGAAAACAGGCCTTCACTCAgcaggtggaggagctgaagagggCTATTGAGGAGGAGGTCAAG gctaaaaATGCACTAGCCCACGGTGTCCAGTCTGCCCGCCATGACTGTGACCTCCTGAGGGAGCAgtttgaggaggagcaggaggccaaGGCAGAGCTGCAACGTGGCATGTCCAAGGCCAACAGTGAGGTGGCTCAGTGGAGGACTAAGTATGAAACTGATGCTATCCAGCGcacagaggagctggaggaggccaa GAAGAAGCTGGCCCAGCGTCTTCAGGAGGCTGAGGAGACCATTGAGGCGACCAACTCCAAGTGCGCCTCCCTGGAGAAGACCAAGCAGAGGctgcagggagaggtggaggacctCATGATTGATGTTGAGAGAGCCAACGCATTGGCCGCCAACCTCGACAAGAAGCAGAGGAACTTTGACAAG gttctggcagagtggaagcagAAGTATGAGGAGGGTCAGGCAGAGCTGGAAGGAGCTCAGAAGGAGGCTCGCTCTATGAGCACTGAACTCTTCAAGATGAAGAACTCCTACGAGGAGGCTCTGGATCATCTGGAGACtctgaagagagagaacaagaacctGCAAC aggagaTCTCTGACCTGACTGAGCAGATCGGAGAGACTGGCAAGAGCATCCATGAGCTGGAGAAGGCCAAGAAGACCGTGGAGACAGAGAAGTCTGAGATCCAGACGGCTCTGGAGGAGGCTGAG GGAACACTGGAGCACGAGGAATCCAAGATTCTGCGTGTGCAGCTGGAGCTGAACCAGATCAAGGGTGAGGTGGACAGAAAGATCGCTGAGAAGGACGAGGAGATGGAGCAGATCAAGAGGAACAGCCAGAGGGTGGTTGACTCCATGCAGAGCACCCTGGACTCTGAGGTCAGGAGCAGGAATGATGCCCTGAgggtgaagaagaagatggagggagacctGAACGAGATGGAGATCCAGTTGAGCCACTCCAACAGGCAGGCCGCTGAGGCCCAGAAACAGCTGAGGAACGTCCAGGGCCAGCTCAAG GATGCCCAATTACACCTTGATGACGCAGTCCGCGCTGCAGAGGACATGAAGGAGCAGGTAGCCATGGTGGAGCGCAGAAACGGTCTGATGGTGGCTGAAATCGAGGAGCTGAGAGTAGCtctggagcagacagagagaggccgcAAAGTGGCTGAGACTGAGCTAGTAGACGCCAGCGAGCGTGTTGGACTGCTGCACTCCCAG AATACCAGCCTTCTGAATACCAAGAAGAAGCTGGAGACTGACCTGGTGCAggtgcagggagaggtggacgACATCGTCCAGGAGGCCAGGAATGCAGAGGAGAAGGCCAAGAAGGCCATCACTGAC GCGGCCATGATGGCTGAGGAGCTGAAGAAGGAGCAGGACTCCAGTTCTCACCTGGAGAGGATGAAGAAGAACCTGGAGGTCATAGTCAAGGACCTGCAGCACCGCCTGGATGAGGCTGAGAATCTGGCCATGAAGGGAGGCAAGAAGCAGCTCCAGAAACTGGAGTCCAGG